In the Colletotrichum lupini chromosome 1, complete sequence genome, one interval contains:
- a CDS encoding isotrichodermin C-15 hydroxylase, whose protein sequence is MAGVLSILSEHPSHILAIAFGTAVLWQLLLAGYNLFLHPLRRFPGPVLQRASPLIWAWQHATGYQAFRTQLLHDRYGPIVRISPNHLSFTDVTAWKDIYGFQIGKELAENEIPKSQLFSTTIKNLPTSIINAEREEHQRYRRALSHGFSDSSMRAQEGIIMKYIDKLISRLHENCDGKEAPLNVEAWYNWTTFDIAGDLIFAQSFGCLDRSDYHPWIAFIFKTIRYNAIMTAMKYIGLDPVVQGLFRIGGLAAMMQLPNGLILVLAGSETTATTLAGTTYLLLRDPKVLQKLNEEVRSSFNDSSEITINSVSKLSYMLAVLNEALRMYPPVTSNLIREVPEFGCQIGAEHVPQGTFVEIQQWSANHSPDNWTKPWEFRPERFLETNKEEHNHLDALQAFSVGPRNCIGKNLAYAEMRLILARIVFDFDLQLAEGNGSWIQRQRAFGLWDRIPLNVYLKPVAREARA, encoded by the exons ATGGCGGGTGTTTTGTCCATTCTCTCTGAGCATCCTTCTCATATCCTGGCTATTGCCTTTGGTACA GCCGTCCTCTGGCAACTCCTCCTAGCCGGCTACAACCTCTTCCTCCATCCCCTACGAAGGTTTCCAGGACCTGTCCTTCAACGCGCTTCTCCTCTAATCTGGGCCTGGCAACATGCCACAGGCTATCAAGCCTTTCGAACCCAGCTCCTCCACGACCGATATGGCCCCATAGTCCGAATCAGCCCAAATCACCTGTCTTTCACCGATGTGACGGCCTGGAAAGACATCTACGGCTTTCAAATCGGGAAAGAGCTGGCGGAAAACGAGATCCCCAAGTCGCAGCTCTTCTCAACGACGATCAAGAATTTGCCCACGAGCATCATCAATGCCGAGCGTGAAGAGCACCAGCGGTACCGGCGGGCGCTATCTCATGGCTTCTCGGATAGCTCTATGCGAGCGCAAGAAGGCATTATCATGAAGTACATCGATAAACTGATTTCTCGCTTGCATGAGAACTGCGACGGGAAAGAAGCGCCGCTTAATGTGGAGGCTTGGTATAACTGGACAACGTTCGATATTGCTGGCGACCTAATCTTTGCGCAATCGTTTGGCTGTCTCGATCGCTCAGACTACCACCCCTGGATTGCCTTCATCTTCAAAACTATCCGATACAATGCCATCATGACAGCGATGAAGTATATTGGCCTTGATCCTGTTGTCCAAGGCCTCTTCCGGATCGGTGGTCTTGCTGCGATGATGCAGTTAC CTAATGGCCTCATTCTCGTCCTCGCCGGTTCGGAAACTACGGCTACAACTCTGGCCGGCACGACATATCTTCTGTTAAGAGATCCCAAGGTCCTGCAGAAACTTAACGAGGAGGTCCGATCGAGCTTTAACGACTCCAGCGAGATCACCATCAACTCAGTGAGCAAGTTGTCATACATGCTCGCTGTTCTCAATGAAGCTTTGCGTATGTATCCTCCCGTGACGTCAAATCTCATTCGAGAGGTACCGGAGTTTGGGTGTCAGATTGGCGCAGAGCATGTGCCTCAAGGA ACTTTCGTCGAGATCCAGCAATGGTCCGCGAACCATAGTCCAGACAACTGGACCAAGCCCTGGGAGTTCAGGCCGGAGCGCTTCCTGGAAACTAACAAAGAGGAACACAACCATTTAGACGCACTTCAAGCATTCAGCGTTGGCCCACGCAACTGCATTGGGAAGAA TCTCGCGTATGCAGAGATGAGGTTGATTTTAGCCCGAATCGTTTTTGACTTTGATCTTCAACTGGCCGAAGGAAACGGGTCCTGGATTCAGAGGCAAAGAGCATTTGGTTTGTGGGATAGAATACCGCTGAATGTCTACTTGAAGCCAGTTGCGCGTGAAGCCCGCGCATAA
- a CDS encoding C6 zinc finger protein, which yields MTADKPAPSPTGVGAGSRTHKSCDACKSRKVRCPSNGPPGPCANCIVSKPEWILCPDKDVPVYSQTLNLEASKRRVSLQCKEASPQAQRTTTPVDFFAGQLLPTNYSPSSNRPPSLPDAKAVLDLSTSDGEAKPLVLPDRTSPKSPPHRIQELHVDCVLARAQRPKTSTGRGQEETMFVPRNGIFGIEAPHALSGLHVLTDQGGRNSLTFFSDNRLLSLSTRLQNQKVNELVGRISVIVNGRLRRTDSAATNPRKTQPPDMGTDRARAALYIRLYFERVHPMFPFLDRTTFETTVSSPNFPNLLERSKPWCCLYHSVLALGSQYADGGTFEPGKGESWRLFSISLSGFSELLLLPDSLTTLQALTAMSVYGLGISGLAVKPVIMSEAARRAQMMSSHSFTGPTAHAYQKSFWILYAVEKITSFHFGRSSVSAWNFPLFTTIASYYDGCTLLVYLLCTADNDKGFVDSDIFLRFARLLSRAYTSLFSVGVSGNSDSYYLDVIDQLNGELEEWRASLPDNGFRPGGILRPQTVSGPNARSLALILHYLYYSMLLTLARTTLCYLPVPETPAVKATKDDKMKTILNASRAILELTTMIEVEPYTVTWVLAGIPITALFVLFDLVIHDPRQPDTGTNLALLDMVAGHFSRIEYASGGTVPGSLIAEFAKIARDYVNEIQHAEAGLMNPARPHAPTNPSTMQMVQQSSELDARNNKQVDRPTQMTLDLSDTLPREAMMSGPMQQPGYTDFAFDSGMGQVSPSALMGTDVMGIFNYFLPDLDPMFYQGMTQEYDLLPQQHGGTVQSMDKHNDEMLMKNKIERSLEQPSRMKKQILMASESPASQASTPVGDKPRNVLACVFCHQRKIKCDRKSPCANCIKVADGPEVYAPTPWRNAYSPIRRVVKDLLERLNQCESLLSQVAPRDADGRPVNPDTPGSSRDVADSPAMSHISYEEARKQPSSRPNGKIVCDEGRPTFMENPFRGNVLDHLQFSKLSLEDNDTEQSTNPSGSTSVSERGDSTHQKSMDFDILALGPVEVLRLWQVFLERVNPMIKVIHVPSLEPLVFEAATDRFNLSPDLEALLCSINVVAIMALSEAESIQMLKLEKARALRNSMSALKKAMSKVDFLRKYNMTTLQCLVLYLVSLQGQFDRHAAWVLTGMLVRIAQRMGLHRDGELIGLQPFETEMRRRIWWQIIMLETKYAVLAGFGDTLLPPNWDTKLPSNVNDADLLPGSTEPVKSRDGATEMAFCLMLYESRAFFCDNPMPEFESVILSGDKISPENSRKFSGQPHVLDRYRLALDQYDERLAVAERRFCNPTAGGIHLVASKIRSFTAQRMRDMIMHAREPWDENKDGGASQQSFFRAWVISFESDVSWYDTIDDKFTWYLKLHFQSDAFSVMIELLQWQPVGTLVDRAWKAIDRLYHHHPEMYDLTRKDNFLRAENLLAGWARRELAFRNLGMSCDTPLVVARFRSSEVFKQRQPDGLPVEQWPAPTPDTALFSDMSPSDFETFDGGMPGDTHGLNFSLWGGGGPGQHAL from the exons ATGACTGCTGATAAGCCCGCGCCCAGTCCTACGGGTGTTGGTGCTGGATCCCGAACCCACAAGTCCTGCGATGCTTGCAAGTCACGCAAGGTCCGCTGTCCTA GTAACGGCCCGCCCGGACCTTGCGCGAATTGTATCGTGAGTAAACCCGAATGGATTCTCTGCCCTGACAAAGACGTGCCCGTTTACTCACAAACTTTGAACCTGGAAGCGTCGAAAAGAAGAGTGTCGCTTCAGTGTAAAGAGGCTAGCCCACAGGCGCAACG CACGACAACTCCGGTCGATTTCT TCGCCGGACAGCTTCTGCCAACAAATTATTCGCCATCGAGTAATCGACCACCCAGTCTCCCAGACGCCAAAGCCGTGCTAGACTTGTCGACATCAGATGGAGAGGCCAAGCCACTCGTCCTCCCTGATCGCACGTCGCCAAAGTCTCCTCCCCACCGCATCCAAGAACTCCACGTCGATTGCGTCCTAGCACGAGCACAGAGGCCAAAGACCTCTACTGGAAGAGGCCAGGAGGAAACCATGTTTGTACCA CGCAATGGCATATTTGGTATTGAAGCGCCACATGCCCTCAGTGGCCTACACGTACTAACAGATCAAGGGGGCCGGAACAGCCTCACGTTCTTCTCCGACAACAGGCTACTCTCCCTGTCGACGCGCCTCCAGAATCAGAAGGTGAACGAGCTCGTTGGTCGAATTTCTGTCATTGTCAATGGACGTCTTCGTCGCACCGACTCGGCAGCGACGAATCCCCGGAAAACGCAACCTCCCGATATGGGGACCGACAGAGCGCGTGCCGCCTTGTACATCCGCC TCTACTTTGAGCGAGTGCATCCCATGTTCCCGTTCCTTGACCGGACGACTTTCGAGACTACAGTGTCAAGTCCCAACTTCCCCAATCTCCTCGAACGCAGCAAGCCATGGTGTTGTCTCTACCACAGCGTCCTTGCTCTAGGGTCCCAGTATGCTGATGGGGGGACATTCGAGCCTGGTAAGGGCGAGTCGTGGCGGCTGTTCTCTATCAGCTTGAGCGGCTTCTCGGAGCTCCTGCTGCTTCCTGATTCTCTCACCACCTTGCAAGCATTGACGGCCATGTCTGTCTATGGCTTAGGGATCTCGGGCTTGGCTGTTAAGCCTGTCATCATGTCAGAGGCGGCAAGACGGGCTCAGATGATGTCCAGTCATAGCTTTACTGGTCCAACGGCTCACGCTTACCAGAAGTCTTTCTGGATTCTATATGCGGTTGAGAAAATCACCAGCTTCCACTTTGGGAGAAGTTCCGTAAGTGCTTGGAATTTCCCTCTCTTTACCACGATAGCGTCATACTATGATGGATGCACACTTCTTGTTTACTTGCTCTGCACTGCTGACAACGACAAGGGATTCGTCGATAGCGACATATTCT TGCGTTTCGCTCGCCTCCTTTCTCGAGCATATACATCACTCTTCTCGGTCGGCGTGTCGGGCAACTCCGACTCGTACTATCTCGACGTGATTGACCAATTAAACGGTGAACTCGAAGAATGGAGAGCATCTCTGCCAGACAATGGCTTCCGCCCGGGTGGAATTCTACGCCCTCAAACCGTATCCGGTCCTAATGCGAGATCACTCGCTCTCATTCTTCATTATCTTTACTACAGCATGTTACTGACTCTTGCGAGAACTACGCTGTGCTATTTGCCTGTCCCTGAGACGCCGGCGGTGAAAGCGACAAAGGACGACAAGATGAAGACCATTTTGAATGCATCGAGGGCAATTTTGGAGTTGACTACGATGATTGAAGTTGAGCCATACACGGTCACATG GGTCCTTGCGGGAATCCCTATTACCGCACTTTTTGTCTTATTTGACCTTGTGATTCATGATCCTCGGCAGCCAGATACAGGCACCAATCTGGCTCTGCTCGACATGGTTGCTGGTCACTTCAGTCGGATAGAGTATGCCAGCGGCGGCACCGTGCCCGGTTCTTTGATAGCCGAGTTCGCCAAGATTGCGCGAGACTACGTGAACGAGATTCAGCATGCCGAGGCTGGTTTGATGAATCCCGCGAGACCACATGCACCCACAAATCCTTCCACGATGCAAATGGTACAGCAATCGTCAGAGCTTGATGCCAGAAACAATAAACAAGTGGATAGGCCAACTCAGATGACTTTGGATCTATCTGAT ACTCTGCCGAGGGAGGCCATGATGTCTGGTCCGATGCAGCAACCAGGATACACCGACTTTGCGTTCGACAGCGGGATGGGCCAGGTATCTCCTAGTGCGCTCATGGGAACCGACGTGATGGGAATCTTTAATTATTTCCTGCCCGATCTGGACCCGATGTTTTACCAGGGTATGACGCAGGAGTACGATCTGCTACCACAGCAGCATGGAGGGACCGTTCAGAGCATGGACAA GCATAATGACGAAATGCTTATGAAGAACAAAATCGAACGTTCGCTGGAGCAACCCTCCAGGATGAAAAAGCAG ATCTTGATGGCATCCGAAAGCCCAGCTTCACAGGCGAGTACTCCGGTAGGCGACAAACCACGCAACGTCTTGGCCTGCGTCTTTTGTCACCAACGCAAAATCAAGTGTGACCGAAAGTCCCCCTGCGCCAACTGCATAAAGGTTG CCGATGGGCCCGAGGTCTACGCACCCACACCGTGGCGCAACGCATACTCACCGAT AAGACGCGTGGTGAAGGACCTGTTGGAGAGATTGAATCAGTGTGAGAGTCTTCTGAGCCAGGTGGCTCCGCGCGATGCCGATGGCCGCCCCGTAAATCCCGACACGCCGGGTTCCTCACGCGATGTGGCGGACAGCCCGGCAATGTCCCACATAAGCTACGAAGAAGCCCGGAAACAACCCAGTTCGAGACCGAATGGCAAGATTGTCTGCGATGAAGGTCGACCAACATTTATGGAAAATCCGTTTCGCGGCAATGTTCTTGACCAC CTCCAATTCTCCAAGCTCAGTCTCGAAGACAATGACACCGAGCAATCAACGAACCCGTCTGGTTCTACTAGCGTCTCAGAACGCGGCGACTCAACTCACCAAAAGTCTATGGACTTTGACATATTAGCTCTGGGACCAGTCGAAGTTCTGCGCCTGTGGCAGGTATTCCTGGAACGAGTCAACCCTATGATCAAGGTCATTCACGTCCCTAGCCTGGAACCTCTAGTCTTTGAAGCAGCAACAGACCGCTTCAACCTGAGCCCCGACCTCGAGGCCCTGCTCTGCTCCATCAACGTTGTTGCAATCATGGCCTTGTCGGAAGCGGAATCAATCCAGATGCTCAAACTCGAAAAGGCAAGAGCATTACGAAATTCAATGTCTGCACTGAAAAAAGCCATGTCCAAAGTGGACTTTTTACGAAAGTACAATATGACCACTTTGCAGTGCTTAGTGCTATACCTG GTTTCTCTTCAGGGGCAATTCGATCGCCACGCCGCATGGGTGTTGACCGGCATGCTAGTCAGGATAGCTCAAAGGATGGGTCTCCATCGCGACGGAGAACTCATAGGTCTTCAACCATTCGAGACCGAGATGCGCCGCCGAATCTGGTGGCAAATCATCATGCTAGAAACAAAATACGCCGTCCTCGCAGGCTTCGGCGACACGCTCCTCCCGCCTAATTGGGACACAAAACTCCCATCGAACGTCAACGATGCCGACTTACTGCCCGGCTCAACAGAGCCGGTCAAGTCTCGCGATGGAGCAACCGAGATGGCATTCTGCCTCATGCTCTACGAATCACGCGCCTTCTTCTGCGACAATCCGATGCCGGAGTTCGAATCAGTCATCCTCAGCGGGGACAAAATCAGCCCGGAGAACTCGAGGAAATTCTCCGGTCAACCACATGTCCTCGACAGGTATCGACTCGCGTTAGACCAGTACGATGAGAGACTCGCTGTGGCCGAACGACGGTTCTGCAACCCGACGGCAGGCGGCATACATCTCGTTGCGAGTAAGATCCGGTCTTTCACGGCGCAGAGGATGCGCGACATGATTATGCACGCGCGAGAGCCATGGGACGAGAACAAAGACGGCGGAGCGAGCCAGCAATCCTTCTTCAGAGCATGGGTCATTTCCTTCGAGAGCGACGTTAGCTGGTACGACACGATCGACGACAAGTTCACCTGGTACCTAAAACTCCATTTTCAATCTGACGCTTTCTCCGTCATGATTGAGCTCCTACAGTGGCAGCCCGTCGGAACACTGGTTGACAGGGCATGGAAGGCCATCGACCGACTCTATCACCACCACCCGGAGATGTACGACTTGACTAGGAAGGACAACTTTCTGCGCGCGGAAAACTTGCTTGCAGGGTGGGCACGACGGGAGCTTGCGTTCCGAAATCTAGGCATGTCGTGTGACACGCCGCTCGTTGTGGCACGGTTCCGGAGCAGCGAAGTTTTCAAGCAGAGACAGCCCGACGGTTTGCCAGTTGAGCAGTGGCCGGCACCGACGCCGGACACCGCGCTGTTCTCTGACATGAGTCCATCCGACTTTGAGACGTTTGATGGCGGGATGCCTGGAGATACTCATGGTCTTAACTTCAGTCTTTGGGGTGGTGGTGGGCCGGGGCAACATGCTCTATGA